The following proteins are co-located in the Pseudomonas sp. ATCC 13867 genome:
- a CDS encoding FUSC family protein: MKPLIAYFKLALRPGPDILLFALRTVAAGLLCLYLAFVFDLDQPKWALMTVIIISLPLAGMTLKRSFAQVLGTAGGASAAVVIMALFPQQPVLFIVALASWLAFCTAGGTLLRYTDSHAFVLSGFTAVVVAMLSVPEPDGTLLLAITRLSETLLAVACVAVVSLLTARPQAVAKGYFAKVDGLVRLIAQHAAATIRTEEAPEAFHQRQAQLVAEVSALEGLRRHLYFDAPHLRNSDGLVRLFANQLVLLVSRLLVLRQQRELIARQWEGPLPADIQLLRERELQSLDEVARRGVALPANDRAALGSLRQGFDEAADRAEHLAEPLPAPLRSLAWALRWEQARFLQQLEELLELDEAIRHGRAASSPNSAGQANALHLDFRLAGMNALRAFLALVVAGAIWISSAWDGARSGVILVGVMCSLMATLPRPLLASQNYNRGLLLAIGLSALYQFALLPVFDDFEMLALCLVPLLYLAAVGLANPATAGIGMGIGLISLLMIGPQNVGAYHNSAVQWFEFAGGYFTGGMLSMLVFALVFPFDPQKRIAWLFRHVREDVYRQVSDGNGLAQQFEFESRMLDRLATMAGLLAATGDPVSKERFECSLSCVVLAAALGQINAQCTRGAALTPGARTRLRQGVQDMVDFVGGRRPVELDGLLATLDQLGRSLDEQHGTYLAFGRGELRRMFILRVSLSIALMLLQRYRAVLEVPVSPAVEEQAHAR; this comes from the coding sequence GTGAAACCCTTGATCGCATATTTCAAGCTGGCCCTGCGGCCAGGCCCCGATATCCTGCTTTTTGCTCTGCGCACAGTCGCTGCCGGTCTGCTTTGTCTGTACCTGGCTTTCGTCTTCGACCTGGACCAACCCAAATGGGCGCTGATGACGGTGATCATCATCAGTCTTCCCCTGGCTGGCATGACCCTCAAGCGTAGCTTCGCCCAGGTACTGGGGACCGCGGGCGGTGCCTCGGCGGCGGTAGTGATCATGGCGCTGTTCCCGCAGCAGCCGGTGCTGTTCATCGTCGCCCTGGCGTCCTGGCTGGCCTTCTGTACCGCAGGTGGAACCCTGCTGCGCTACACCGATTCACATGCCTTCGTGCTCAGTGGGTTCACCGCCGTAGTCGTGGCGATGCTGTCCGTCCCCGAGCCGGATGGAACCTTGCTACTGGCGATCACCCGTTTGAGCGAAACCCTCCTGGCGGTGGCTTGCGTGGCAGTCGTCAGCCTGTTGACGGCACGCCCCCAGGCCGTTGCCAAGGGCTACTTCGCCAAGGTCGATGGCCTGGTCAGGCTGATTGCCCAGCACGCGGCCGCGACCATCAGGACGGAGGAGGCGCCGGAGGCGTTCCACCAGCGCCAGGCGCAGTTGGTCGCCGAGGTCAGTGCGCTTGAGGGCCTGCGCCGCCACCTGTATTTCGACGCACCGCATCTGCGTAACTCTGATGGCCTGGTGCGGTTGTTCGCCAACCAACTGGTCCTGCTGGTGTCGCGCTTGCTGGTGCTGCGGCAGCAGCGGGAATTGATCGCACGGCAATGGGAGGGGCCGCTGCCGGCCGATATCCAGTTGTTGCGCGAGAGGGAGCTACAGAGCCTGGATGAGGTGGCGCGCCGTGGCGTCGCCTTGCCGGCGAACGACCGTGCCGCGCTTGGCAGCTTGCGCCAGGGGTTCGACGAGGCTGCCGATCGCGCCGAGCACCTCGCCGAGCCGCTGCCCGCGCCGCTGCGTTCCCTGGCCTGGGCGCTACGTTGGGAGCAGGCCCGGTTCCTCCAGCAGTTGGAGGAGTTGCTCGAACTCGACGAGGCGATCCGCCACGGCCGGGCGGCCAGTAGCCCTAACAGCGCAGGGCAGGCGAACGCCTTGCACCTGGACTTCCGTCTGGCCGGTATGAACGCCTTGCGTGCGTTCCTCGCCCTGGTGGTCGCGGGCGCGATCTGGATTAGTAGCGCCTGGGACGGAGCTCGCTCGGGGGTGATCCTGGTCGGTGTCATGTGCTCGCTGATGGCGACCTTGCCGCGGCCATTGCTGGCCAGCCAGAACTATAACCGTGGCCTGCTGCTGGCCATCGGCCTGTCGGCCCTCTACCAGTTCGCCCTTCTGCCAGTGTTCGACGATTTCGAGATGCTCGCCCTGTGCCTGGTCCCCTTGCTCTACCTCGCCGCGGTCGGCCTGGCCAACCCGGCGACCGCCGGCATCGGCATGGGTATCGGCCTGATCAGTCTGTTGATGATCGGACCGCAGAACGTCGGGGCTTACCACAATAGCGCGGTGCAGTGGTTCGAGTTCGCGGGGGGCTACTTCACCGGTGGGATGCTCTCCATGCTGGTGTTCGCCCTGGTGTTCCCCTTCGACCCTCAGAAGCGCATCGCCTGGTTGTTCCGTCACGTGCGCGAGGATGTGTACCGGCAGGTGTCGGATGGCAACGGCCTGGCCCAGCAGTTCGAGTTCGAGAGCCGCATGCTCGATCGGCTGGCCACGATGGCCGGCTTGCTTGCGGCTACCGGCGACCCGGTGTCGAAGGAGCGCTTCGAGTGCAGCTTGAGCTGCGTGGTACTGGCCGCTGCCCTGGGCCAGATCAATGCCCAGTGCACTCGCGGCGCGGCTCTCACGCCAGGGGCCCGGACCCGCCTGCGCCAAGGGGTGCAGGACATGGTCGATTTCGTCGGTGGCCGTCGCCCGGTGGAACTGGACGGGCTGTTGGCGACCCTGGATCAACTGGGTCGCTCGCTGGATGAGCAGCACGGCACGTACCTGGCGTTCGGTCGCGGGGAGCTGCGACGGATGTTCATCCTGCGGGTGTCGCTTTCGATCGCGCTCATGTTGCTGCAGCGCTATCGCGCTGTGCTGGAGGTGCCGGTGTCACCGGCCGTGGAGGAGCAGGCCCATGCCCGCTGA
- a CDS encoding DUF1656 domain-containing protein: MPADFELGGIYLPPIAQAFLLALPLFLVLDALLRRAGVLAFAWHPALFQGALYAVTCAVLVLLMGAIS; encoded by the coding sequence ATGCCCGCTGATTTCGAACTGGGCGGCATCTACCTGCCGCCCATCGCCCAGGCCTTCTTGCTGGCCCTGCCGTTGTTCCTGGTGCTGGATGCCTTGCTGCGACGCGCGGGGGTACTGGCATTCGCCTGGCATCCAGCGCTGTTCCAGGGCGCTCTGTATGCCGTGACCTGCGCTGTTCTGGTGCTGTTGATGGGAGCGATTAGCTGA
- a CDS encoding HlyD family efflux transporter periplasmic adaptor subunit, whose product MSSLKPFLAGALTLVMLALAIVLGGFAWEYYTRAPWTRDARVRADVVTLSADVGGRIVELPIRDNQFVGKGDLLLRIDPASYELAVLHAQREVDVARATLGLSQAAIVAQQALLKQRRSEEQRRRQLKSRSAISAEEWEQSSTDVAVAAANLLREQSNLVLAQTNVQLADAALKQARLDLERTRVLAPVSGYVTNLLTRQGDFAQAGSPLLALVDSDSFHVSGYFEETKLPKIRVGSRARISLMSGEELQGTVESIAYAITDQENLPGSRLLANVNPNYTWVKLAQRIPVRLRLDPRTAEAPPLRAGTTATVTILE is encoded by the coding sequence ATGTCTTCGTTGAAACCTTTCCTGGCCGGGGCCCTGACCCTGGTGATGCTGGCGCTGGCCATCGTGCTGGGCGGTTTTGCCTGGGAGTATTACACCCGGGCGCCCTGGACCCGTGATGCCCGGGTGCGGGCCGATGTGGTGACGCTGTCCGCGGACGTCGGTGGGCGCATCGTCGAGTTGCCGATACGCGACAACCAGTTCGTCGGCAAGGGCGATCTGTTGCTGCGTATAGACCCGGCCAGCTATGAACTCGCCGTGCTGCACGCGCAGCGCGAGGTCGATGTCGCGCGTGCCACGCTTGGGTTGTCGCAGGCGGCCATCGTCGCCCAACAGGCGTTGCTGAAGCAACGACGCAGCGAGGAACAGCGCCGTCGGCAGCTCAAGTCGCGCTCGGCGATTTCCGCCGAAGAGTGGGAACAGTCCAGCACCGACGTGGCGGTGGCGGCGGCCAACCTGCTCAGGGAACAGTCCAATCTGGTACTGGCGCAGACCAACGTGCAGCTTGCCGACGCCGCTCTGAAGCAGGCTCGGCTCGACCTCGAGCGTACCCGGGTCCTGGCGCCGGTCAGTGGCTACGTGACCAACCTGCTGACCCGCCAGGGAGACTTCGCCCAGGCGGGGTCACCCTTGCTGGCCCTGGTGGACAGCGACTCCTTCCACGTCAGCGGCTATTTCGAGGAGACCAAGCTGCCGAAGATTCGCGTCGGCAGCCGAGCGCGGATTTCCCTGATGAGCGGGGAGGAGCTGCAGGGCACGGTGGAGAGCATCGCCTATGCCATTACCGACCAGGAGAACCTCCCGGGCAGCCGCCTGCTGGCCAACGTCAACCCGAACTACACCTGGGTGAAGCTGGCACAGCGGATTCCGGTGCGCCTGCGCCTGGACCCGCGCACGGCAGAGGCTCCGCCGTTGCGCGCGGGCACCACCGCCACCGTCACTATCCTCGAATGA
- a CDS encoding NADPH-dependent FMN reductase, with protein MTHIVGVAGSLRHASYNLGLLRAAAMLMPDDATLEVRSIAGIPLFNADDEAAAGIPSAVAELKQALMAADGVILATPEYNNGIPGVFKNAIDWASRPVADIPRVFGGRPFAVVGASPGGFGTLLAQDAWLSVLRMLGAEPWFGGRLVVSHAGQLFDDAGNLLDAELRERLQAYLSGFVEFVRSHPGQR; from the coding sequence ATGACCCATATCGTTGGTGTGGCCGGTAGCTTGCGGCATGCCTCCTACAACCTGGGCCTGCTGCGCGCAGCGGCAATGCTGATGCCCGACGACGCAACCCTTGAAGTGAGGAGTATTGCCGGCATTCCGCTGTTCAATGCCGATGACGAGGCTGCTGCCGGCATTCCGTCGGCGGTCGCCGAACTGAAGCAGGCCCTCATGGCCGCCGATGGCGTGATCCTGGCGACGCCGGAATACAACAACGGCATTCCCGGCGTATTCAAGAATGCCATCGACTGGGCGTCGCGGCCCGTGGCCGATATCCCCCGGGTGTTCGGCGGCAGGCCGTTCGCCGTGGTAGGGGCCTCGCCGGGCGGTTTCGGGACGCTGCTTGCACAGGACGCCTGGCTCTCCGTGCTGCGCATGCTCGGCGCCGAGCCCTGGTTCGGCGGGCGTTTGGTGGTATCCCACGCCGGGCAACTCTTCGATGACGCCGGCAATCTGCTCGATGCGGAGCTGCGCGAGCGGCTGCAGGCCTATCTGTCCGGCTTCGTCGAGTTCGTCCGCTCCCACCCCGGACAGCGTTGA
- a CDS encoding DoxX family protein yields MKYQEKYPMQEFGREDPVWVDRILDWRWTWLLARTAMVVIFLVSAILKSLDFHAAVLEQEEMGLHPGAFWAGLTIAVQGIGSLLVISGRFVWLGAGALGVFTAIAAVMAHGFWTLEGQERFVAMNVFLEHMGLIGGLVMTALVAEHAKREGRP; encoded by the coding sequence ATGAAATATCAGGAGAAGTATCCCATGCAGGAATTTGGACGAGAGGACCCCGTTTGGGTCGATAGGATTCTCGACTGGCGCTGGACCTGGCTGCTGGCACGGACGGCGATGGTCGTGATCTTTCTCGTGAGCGCCATTCTCAAGTCGCTCGACTTCCATGCTGCCGTGCTCGAACAGGAGGAAATGGGACTCCATCCCGGGGCCTTCTGGGCGGGGCTCACCATTGCCGTTCAGGGCATAGGTTCCCTGTTGGTCATTTCAGGTCGCTTCGTCTGGCTCGGTGCAGGCGCCCTGGGCGTCTTCACCGCCATCGCCGCCGTCATGGCGCATGGTTTCTGGACCCTGGAGGGGCAGGAGCGTTTCGTCGCGATGAACGTGTTCCTCGAACACATGGGCCTGATCGGCGGCCTGGTGATGACCGCGCTCGTCGCCGAGCATGCCAAGCGCGAAGGCCGTCCCTGA
- a CDS encoding NAD(P)-dependent alcohol dehydrogenase yields the protein MRVRAAVIEEKAGPFVFRDLELDEPRPNEVLVRICAVGICQTDIHVRNQDYPVPLPVVLGHEGAGIVEKVGAGVKGIEVGDHVVLSYPSCEECRYCRSGHNAYCEHAFEICFGGSRLDGSNALGWPEGEAHEAAMHGHFFGQSSFATHAVVDQSSVVKVPDDLPLELLAPLGCGFQTGAGAILNSLEVRPGSHVAVFGTGAVGLAAIMAAKVAGAASIIAVDINASRLAVARELGATHTINGRDGNTAEQIRGITGIGADYVLEITARPEMLKLAVDVLAPLGTAALIGGAPAGAEAPVDMNVLLNGRMARGIIQGDAVPQVFIPRLIELYRAGQFPIDRLVRFFDFEQINDAVEQARKGDAIKAVLRVAAS from the coding sequence ATGCGAGTGCGTGCAGCCGTTATCGAAGAGAAAGCCGGTCCATTCGTTTTTCGCGATCTTGAGTTGGACGAGCCCCGTCCGAACGAAGTGCTCGTCAGGATCTGTGCTGTCGGCATCTGCCAGACCGATATCCATGTCCGCAACCAGGACTATCCCGTTCCCCTGCCAGTGGTGCTCGGTCACGAGGGGGCGGGGATCGTCGAGAAGGTCGGCGCGGGGGTCAAGGGCATCGAGGTCGGTGACCATGTGGTGCTTTCCTATCCTTCCTGCGAGGAGTGCCGATACTGCCGCAGCGGTCACAACGCCTACTGCGAGCACGCTTTCGAGATCTGCTTCGGCGGTTCCCGCCTGGATGGTAGCAACGCCCTCGGATGGCCCGAAGGCGAGGCACATGAAGCGGCGATGCACGGACATTTCTTCGGGCAGTCGTCCTTCGCCACCCATGCCGTCGTCGATCAAAGCAGTGTGGTAAAGGTGCCGGACGACCTGCCGCTCGAGCTTCTCGCGCCGCTGGGATGCGGCTTCCAGACCGGCGCCGGGGCGATCCTCAACTCGCTCGAGGTCCGGCCCGGCTCCCATGTTGCCGTCTTCGGAACCGGCGCGGTCGGCCTTGCCGCCATCATGGCGGCGAAGGTCGCCGGGGCCGCCTCGATCATTGCGGTCGACATCAATGCGTCGCGGCTCGCGGTCGCCCGTGAGCTGGGAGCGACGCACACGATCAACGGCCGCGACGGCAACACCGCCGAGCAGATCAGGGGCATCACGGGCATTGGCGCGGACTACGTCCTGGAGATCACCGCGCGACCGGAGATGCTCAAGCTCGCCGTCGATGTCCTCGCCCCCCTGGGCACGGCGGCGCTGATCGGTGGCGCCCCCGCGGGCGCCGAGGCGCCGGTCGACATGAACGTCCTGCTCAACGGGCGGATGGCCCGCGGCATCATCCAGGGCGACGCCGTGCCCCAGGTCTTCATACCCCGGCTGATCGAGCTTTACCGCGCCGGCCAGTTCCCGATCGACCGACTCGTCCGGTTCTTCGACTTCGAGCAGATCAACGACGCGGTCGAACAAGCTCGCAAAGGCGATGCCATCAAGGCGGTACTGCGCGTCGCCGCCTCCTGA
- a CDS encoding MBL fold metallo-hydrolase: protein MCSDPNCSHGKSLPSWFVDDLGPLGVPYDKKEDFLIPPESSHGSLFLPGRLEKGYHVAELKDGVYWVTSGWYDCLFIRTGSGVIVVDAPPALGENLLEAIESVTDEPVTHVIYSHWHADHIGAASIFGPKVKRVGHEKTRELLERFPDPDRPPPMETFSRETTLDVNGVKVELSYKGQNHCEGNIFIYVPGPKVLAAIDVASPGWVTFRDCDSSESLCGYADAFDKILEYDFDYLISGHVSKTGGREDVIEGREYMHDLMGSAREALETIPISYFLKDIEGTSYRAAFRWAEQAYFNALTNYVTKQVLTKKTSNGKTWAQRLNGADVMTKNNAYFCIEKTRLEMNHNGYVKRGNVHPPKFFG from the coding sequence ATGTGTTCTGATCCGAACTGTTCCCACGGCAAGTCCCTGCCGTCGTGGTTTGTCGATGATCTCGGCCCGCTTGGTGTTCCCTATGACAAGAAGGAGGACTTCCTGATACCTCCCGAATCGTCCCATGGCTCGCTCTTCCTGCCCGGTCGCCTGGAGAAGGGCTACCACGTCGCCGAGCTCAAGGATGGAGTCTACTGGGTGACCTCGGGCTGGTACGACTGCCTGTTCATTCGGACCGGCTCAGGCGTGATCGTCGTCGATGCGCCGCCGGCACTGGGCGAGAACCTGCTTGAGGCGATCGAAAGCGTCACCGACGAACCGGTCACCCACGTGATCTACAGCCATTGGCACGCCGATCACATCGGCGCGGCCTCGATCTTCGGGCCCAAGGTCAAGCGCGTCGGGCATGAAAAGACGCGTGAGCTCCTGGAGCGCTTCCCCGATCCAGACCGTCCGCCGCCCATGGAGACGTTCTCCCGCGAGACGACGCTCGATGTGAACGGTGTCAAGGTCGAGCTCTCCTACAAAGGGCAGAACCATTGCGAGGGCAATATCTTCATCTACGTCCCCGGGCCCAAGGTGCTCGCGGCCATCGATGTCGCAAGCCCGGGCTGGGTCACCTTCAGGGATTGCGACTCCTCCGAGAGCCTCTGCGGGTACGCCGATGCCTTCGACAAGATTCTCGAGTACGACTTCGACTACCTGATCTCCGGACATGTCTCCAAGACCGGTGGGCGCGAGGATGTCATCGAGGGCCGCGAGTACATGCACGATCTGATGGGCTCGGCACGCGAGGCACTCGAAACCATACCGATCAGCTACTTCCTGAAGGACATCGAAGGGACGTCCTATCGCGCGGCCTTCCGCTGGGCGGAGCAGGCCTACTTCAACGCGCTCACCAACTACGTCACCAAACAGGTGCTGACGAAGAAGACCTCCAATGGCAAGACCTGGGCGCAGCGCCTGAACGGCGCGGATGTCATGACCAAGAACAATGCCTATTTCTGCATCGAGAAGACTCGGCTGGAGATGAACCACAACGGCTACGTCAAACGTGGCAACGTGCATCCGCCCAAGTTCTTCGGCTGA
- a CDS encoding aldehyde dehydrogenase family protein: MAEQKQETKVALNWIDGQWCDGERHGDSINPATGEIIGRYAQAGVAEAQRAIAAARRAFREENWKQDRLLRARVLNRMADRFEASGEALARLITTENGKTLEQARFEIGIVPLTLRFNAALALTDHGHAAQVEPGQLSMVLREPVGVAGIIAPWNSPGALMVRSLAPALAAGATAVISLPRQTAQVNALMAGIIAGTEGLPRGVVNLFTGGHEAGNVLVESPDVPSISFTGSTRTGRAISATASANLKRLGLELGGKTPVILFDDADLNAALPKVVEALTVFSGQFCMTGSRLLVQRGIAERVRDELSRRLEAVKVGPGLEPGVEMGPLIDRSNVERVNGMVTDAIAAGAKVLVRGGPVSEGDLARGAFYRPTLLEVTDSSLDIVQKEVFGPVLTLQLFDTEQQAVVLANDSEYGLAASIWSRDIDRPLRVAREIEAGTIWVNDWAVLYDQFEEGGFKQSGQGRMRGYAVIDDFVEFKHIALRPGVVET, encoded by the coding sequence ATGGCCGAGCAGAAGCAGGAAACCAAGGTTGCGCTGAACTGGATCGATGGTCAGTGGTGCGATGGTGAACGTCACGGCGACAGCATCAATCCGGCCACGGGCGAGATCATCGGCCGCTACGCCCAGGCCGGCGTCGCCGAAGCGCAGCGCGCCATCGCCGCGGCCAGGCGTGCCTTCCGCGAGGAGAACTGGAAGCAGGATCGCCTGCTACGGGCCCGTGTCCTCAACCGCATGGCCGATCGTTTCGAAGCCAGCGGCGAGGCACTGGCGCGACTCATCACCACCGAGAATGGCAAGACCCTCGAGCAGGCCCGTTTCGAGATCGGTATCGTGCCACTCACCTTGCGCTTCAACGCCGCTCTTGCGCTGACCGACCATGGACACGCTGCCCAGGTCGAGCCGGGCCAGTTGTCCATGGTCCTGCGTGAGCCGGTGGGTGTCGCCGGCATTATCGCCCCCTGGAACTCACCGGGTGCGCTGATGGTCCGCTCGCTGGCACCCGCCCTCGCGGCCGGCGCCACGGCGGTGATCAGCCTGCCGCGCCAGACCGCTCAGGTGAATGCCTTGATGGCCGGGATCATCGCCGGCACCGAGGGCCTTCCGCGTGGCGTGGTGAATCTCTTCACCGGCGGACACGAGGCCGGCAACGTCCTCGTCGAATCCCCGGATGTTCCCAGCATCAGCTTCACCGGCAGCACCAGGACGGGCCGTGCGATCTCCGCCACCGCCTCGGCCAATCTCAAACGGCTCGGCCTTGAACTCGGTGGCAAGACGCCCGTCATTCTCTTCGACGACGCCGATCTCAATGCGGCCCTGCCCAAGGTCGTCGAGGCGTTGACCGTCTTCTCCGGACAGTTCTGCATGACCGGCAGCCGCCTGCTCGTACAGCGCGGCATCGCCGAGAGGGTGCGCGACGAGCTTTCCCGGCGCCTCGAGGCCGTCAAGGTCGGGCCGGGACTGGAGCCCGGCGTGGAGATGGGGCCGCTCATCGACAGGTCCAATGTCGAGCGCGTCAACGGCATGGTGACGGACGCCATCGCTGCCGGCGCGAAGGTGCTCGTGCGTGGCGGGCCGGTGAGCGAGGGCGACCTCGCCAGGGGCGCGTTCTATCGGCCGACGCTCCTGGAGGTGACGGACTCCTCGCTCGACATAGTCCAGAAGGAAGTGTTCGGCCCCGTGCTAACCCTGCAGTTGTTCGACACCGAGCAACAGGCAGTCGTGCTCGCCAACGACAGTGAGTACGGCCTTGCCGCCAGCATCTGGTCGCGTGACATCGACCGGCCGCTGCGGGTAGCTCGGGAAATCGAGGCGGGCACCATCTGGGTGAACGACTGGGCCGTGCTGTACGACCAGTTCGAGGAAGGTGGCTTCAAGCAGAGCGGGCAAGGGCGCATGCGCGGCTATGCGGTGATCGACGATTTCGTCGAGTTCAAGCACATCGCGCTCCGCCCGGGTGTCGTCGAGACCTGA
- a CDS encoding quinone oxidoreductase family protein, which translates to MKALRFETYGPPSVLGIAQVPRPQLRPGEVLVEVRASAINPSDVKNIAGAFQTPLPRVPGRDFAGVVVEGGGAQWNGKAVWGSGAGFGVNRDGSHAEYLAIPLRWLSEKPHQLSMEEAACVGIPYIVSWMALVDAARLQASETVLIIGAAGAVGQAATQIARWRGATVIGAVRSDTVSDTDLRIDTRTHDLTDEVRRLTASKGVDVVLDTVGGPMFEPALKSLGCGGRQVAIASAGNPRVEFNLVDFYHGLKRLIGIDSMKLGGEEVANILDKLRDGFAQGQLNPPAFDSWALDRGVEAFEAVVSGGRRAKQVLLPND; encoded by the coding sequence ATGAAAGCCCTGCGGTTCGAGACATACGGTCCGCCTTCGGTGCTGGGCATCGCCCAAGTCCCGCGTCCGCAACTGCGCCCCGGCGAAGTCCTGGTTGAAGTCAGGGCGTCGGCCATCAACCCGAGCGACGTGAAGAATATCGCCGGGGCTTTCCAGACTCCGCTGCCGCGCGTGCCCGGCCGCGACTTCGCCGGCGTGGTGGTCGAGGGCGGCGGTGCACAATGGAACGGCAAGGCGGTTTGGGGCAGCGGCGCCGGCTTCGGGGTTAACCGCGATGGCAGCCATGCCGAGTATCTGGCGATCCCGCTCCGCTGGCTCTCCGAGAAGCCCCATCAGTTGTCGATGGAGGAGGCCGCCTGCGTCGGCATTCCCTATATCGTCTCGTGGATGGCACTGGTTGACGCGGCAAGGCTGCAGGCGAGCGAAACCGTGCTGATCATCGGTGCCGCGGGGGCCGTCGGCCAGGCCGCGACGCAGATTGCCCGCTGGCGGGGCGCGACGGTGATCGGAGCGGTGCGTAGCGACACGGTGTCCGATACCGACCTGCGGATCGATACCCGAACCCATGACCTTACCGATGAAGTCCGGCGTCTTACGGCAAGCAAAGGCGTGGATGTGGTACTCGATACTGTTGGCGGGCCGATGTTCGAGCCCGCCCTCAAGTCGCTCGGGTGTGGCGGGCGTCAGGTCGCCATCGCGAGCGCCGGCAACCCACGCGTCGAGTTCAACCTCGTCGACTTCTACCATGGGTTAAAGCGGCTCATCGGTATCGACTCGATGAAGCTGGGCGGCGAGGAAGTAGCGAACATTCTGGACAAGCTCCGGGACGGTTTTGCACAGGGCCAGCTCAATCCGCCGGCCTTCGATTCATGGGCGCTGGACAGGGGCGTGGAGGCTTTCGAGGCAGTCGTCAGTGGTGGCCGGCGAGCGAAGCAGGTGCTGCTGCCCAACGACTAG
- a CDS encoding hydrolase yields MASEPIRDQVKDQLLTPKNSAFIIIDYQPVQVNSIASMDRQLLLNNIVGCAKAAVAYGLPIVHSTVNVQTGLNKPPVPQIQKALKGVPTVDRTSINSWEDVEFRQAVEATGRKKLIMTALWTEACLTFPALDALAAGYEVYVPVDAVGGTSVAAHDAALRRIEQAGGKMISVAQLFCELQRDWKRSETVPAFVDLFIETGGTAGLQFSYDRSE; encoded by the coding sequence ATGGCAAGCGAACCAATCCGCGATCAGGTCAAGGACCAACTCCTGACTCCCAAGAATTCCGCTTTCATCATCATCGACTACCAGCCCGTTCAGGTGAACTCGATCGCCTCCATGGATCGCCAGCTGCTCCTGAACAATATCGTCGGTTGTGCCAAGGCCGCCGTTGCCTATGGTCTGCCGATCGTGCATTCCACCGTCAATGTGCAGACTGGCCTGAACAAGCCACCGGTGCCGCAGATTCAGAAAGCGCTGAAGGGCGTCCCCACTGTTGATCGCACCAGCATCAACTCCTGGGAGGACGTCGAGTTCCGCCAGGCCGTCGAAGCCACCGGTCGTAAGAAACTGATCATGACCGCGCTCTGGACTGAAGCTTGCCTGACCTTTCCTGCGCTCGATGCGCTGGCCGCGGGCTACGAGGTCTACGTGCCCGTCGATGCGGTCGGCGGTACCTCCGTCGCTGCGCATGACGCTGCGTTGCGCCGTATCGAACAGGCCGGCGGCAAGATGATCAGCGTCGCGCAACTGTTCTGCGAGCTTCAGCGTGACTGGAAACGCAGCGAGACGGTGCCGGCCTTCGTCGACCTGTTCATCGAGACCGGCGGTACCGCCGGCTTGCAGTTCTCCTACGATCGTAGCGAGTGA